The Fodinibius sp. Rm-B-1B1-1 genome segment GTTTGAGTCTCTGGACTCGGATCAATCACTGTACTTCTTCAATTGACTCTCATCGACTCCGGCAAAACCGGAGCTGACAAGGGCTCGACGTGCGATCGTCTGTATGTTCTCAGTCTGTCAAAGAACGAAACAATGTGCTTTTTTTAAGCACTCTGCGAGCTGTTTCCAAGCTCGCGTGCCCTTGTTTCAGGGCGTTCCAATGATAAGGACTTAGCTCCTTAAATCCAAATAAAAAATGGATTATTTTCAAGGAGTTTTTTTACACGTTGAAGTGCCAAAAACTATTCCTCTTCGTTAGATGCATTAGCATCAGAATTAGCAGGAGAAGTGCTTGTCTTAGATTTTCCTGCTCTACGAGTACGCTTTTTCTTTTTGCTATCCGCCGGTTGAATATCGTTATAATCAACCAGTTCAATAACAGCCATTTTAGCGTTATCTCCAGATCGATTACCCAGTTTAATCACCCTGGTATATCCACCTGGTCTATCCATCGCTTTTTCAGCAACCTCATCAAATAATTGTGAAACGGCAGCCTTATCTTTAAGCTTAGCAAACACCTGTTGACGATTATGTGTCGTATCTTCTTTCGCCTTAGTTATTAAAGGCTCAACAAATGTCCTAAGCTCCTTAGCCTTAGGCTCTGTAGTTACTATCCGATGCTTTTTTATTAGTGCTACTGAAAGCGCACCTAATGTTGCCTTACGGTGCGATGGAGTTCTACCGAGCTTTCTACCTTTGTTTAAATGACGCATTACTTATAAAACCTTAAATTATTTATCTAAATACTTCGATACATCCATTCCGAAATGTAAATCCTTGCCTTCAATAACTTCTACCAATTCAGCCAAGGATTTTTTTCCAAAGTTTCGGAACTTCAACAAATCTTGTTCATCTCTTGCCACTAACTCTCCAATAGTATTGATGTTTGCAGACTTCAAGCAGTTATAAGAACGAACGCTTAAATTCAGATCCTCAATACTTGTTTTTAACAAGTTAGTGATACGTTGTTTTTCAGCATCAACCTCTTCCTCTTCTTGAGTAAAGGGCTCATCAATTTCTTCCGTAATAAACTTCTCGATATGTTCTTTGAGAATTTTTCCGGCAATGGTCAACGCTTCTTTGGAATTAATTGAGCCATCAGTGGTAATATCCATAACCAATTTTTCATAGTCAGTGCGCTGCCCTACTCGAACATTATCAACATCAAACTGCACTTGCTTGATTGGTGTATAGATAGCATCAATGGGGATTAAACTCACATCTTCGTCTGTATCTACATCCTGATCTTCAGCAGGAACATATCCACGCCCTCTACCTACATGCAATTCCATTTCAATGTCAGCATCTTCGGCCATTGTAGCAACTTTCAACTCAGGATTCAACACCTCGTAATCTGCTGTTGCTTCAGAAATATCTTCGGCCGTTAAGTAACCTTCACCAGACTTTGAAACATGGATAATACCACTACTCTGTTCTATCTGTTTAAAACGTACTTCTTTCAAGTTAAGAATAATTTCATAAACATCTTCCTTAACCCCTTCTATACTCGAATATTCGTGTTCAACACCATTAATTTTAACCGCATTAATAGCAATACCCGGTAATGAAGAAAGAAGTATTCGACGAAATGAGTTACCAATAGTAACTCCGAACCCCCTCTCCAGAGGTTGCAAAATAAAAGTACCAAAAGTATCCGTAGCTTCTTCTACGTCAAGAGGTTCAGGCATTTGTATACTATAATTACTCATATCTATCAGCTTTAAAAATAAATTAATTTAAATTACTTAGAGTAGAGCTCAACAATAAGCTGTACATTGATATTTTCAGGGATTTCATCCATCTCAGGAATATTCAAAAACTTACCCTGCATATCTTTTTTATCAATCTCCAACCATTTGTACTTGCTGGAAGGAGCGTGTTGTAACGACTCATTTATCACTTCTAACGTTTTAGACTTTGGTCGTACACTTACAACATCACCAGGCTTAAGTTGATATGATGGAATGTTAACAACCTCACCGTTTACAACTATATGTTTATGACTTACTAACTGCCGAGCCTGACGTCGAGTTCTTCCGAAACCTAAACGATATACGGTATTATCAAGACGACTCTCAAGTAGTTGCAAAAGAATCTCACCTGTTACACCATCTTTGGCATTTGCTTTATCAAACAGGTTTGAAAACTGCTTTTCAAGCAAACCATAGGTGTACTTAGCCTTTTGCTTCTCCTCAAGCTGAATAGCATATTCAGATTTTCTCGAATATCGGGACCGACCATGCTGTCCGGGTCCATACGGCTTACGTTCCAGCGCTTTGCTGGGACCAAAAATTGGTTCTCGAAACCGTCTTGCTTTCTTCTGTTTTGGGCCTCTGTATCTTGCCATGATTAACTAAATATTTACTTCGTTAAACTCTTCGTCGTTTAGGTGGTCTGCAACCATTATGCGGGATCGGTGTACGATCCTTGATAGCAGTAACTTCCAATCCACTGGAAGCTAAAGCACGAACTGCAGCTTCTCGTCCTGATCCAGGACCTTTTACAAATACTTCAACTCGTCGCAACCCCATTTCATAAGCAGCTGTTGCTGCTGTCTCTGCACTCAATTGTGCAGCATATGGAGTATTTTTCCGAGATC includes the following:
- the rpsD gene encoding 30S ribosomal protein S4: MARYRGPKQKKARRFREPIFGPSKALERKPYGPGQHGRSRYSRKSEYAIQLEEKQKAKYTYGLLEKQFSNLFDKANAKDGVTGEILLQLLESRLDNTVYRLGFGRTRRQARQLVSHKHIVVNGEVVNIPSYQLKPGDVVSVRPKSKTLEVINESLQHAPSSKYKWLEIDKKDMQGKFLNIPEMDEIPENINVQLIVELYSK
- a CDS encoding DNA-directed RNA polymerase subunit alpha; this encodes MSNYSIQMPEPLDVEEATDTFGTFILQPLERGFGVTIGNSFRRILLSSLPGIAINAVKINGVEHEYSSIEGVKEDVYEIILNLKEVRFKQIEQSSGIIHVSKSGEGYLTAEDISEATADYEVLNPELKVATMAEDADIEMELHVGRGRGYVPAEDQDVDTDEDVSLIPIDAIYTPIKQVQFDVDNVRVGQRTDYEKLVMDITTDGSINSKEALTIAGKILKEHIEKFITEEIDEPFTQEEEEVDAEKQRITNLLKTSIEDLNLSVRSYNCLKSANINTIGELVARDEQDLLKFRNFGKKSLAELVEVIEGKDLHFGMDVSKYLDK
- the rpsK gene encoding 30S ribosomal protein S11, producing MAKRQRKSAKKKRRKQLSDPNGMAFIKATFNNVLVTVTDADGNALSWSSAGKEGFKGSRKNTPYAAQLSAETAATAAYEMGLRRVEVFVKGPGSGREAAVRALASSGLEVTAIKDRTPIPHNGCRPPKRRRV
- the rplQ gene encoding 50S ribosomal protein L17 — protein: MRHLNKGRKLGRTPSHRKATLGALSVALIKKHRIVTTEPKAKELRTFVEPLITKAKEDTTHNRQQVFAKLKDKAAVSQLFDEVAEKAMDRPGGYTRVIKLGNRSGDNAKMAVIELVDYNDIQPADSKKKKRTRRAGKSKTSTSPANSDANASNEEE